A section of the Triticum dicoccoides isolate Atlit2015 ecotype Zavitan chromosome 7A, WEW_v2.0, whole genome shotgun sequence genome encodes:
- the LOC119333593 gene encoding berberine bridge enzyme-like 28 — translation MAVARSILVALLAAVCIAISTAAAATSVNTTDFVGCLALHLPPGIVYTQSSESYPSVLEFSIKNLRFVTPATPTPLVIVKATHATHVRIAVRCGAAHGVRVRPRSGGHDYEGLSYRSLDAAHPFAIVDLAALRAIRVDVRSRSAWVESGATLGELYYGIANKSARLGFPAGVGPTVGVGGHFSGGGFGLMLRKYGLAADRVVDAVMVDAKGRLLDRAAMGEDHFWAIRGGGGGSFGIVVSWKLQLVRVPAIVTVFTVHRPRDQSASDLLTKWQNVAPALPRDMILRVVVQNQDAQFESLYLGRCAGVVATMTKMFPELGVTRRDCIEMSWIESVLYFAFYGTGKPKEMLLDRGTKPDRYFKGKSDFVHEPIPRDVWESTSSWFLEDGAGLLILDPFGGKMGSVAPSATPFPHRGALYNLQYYGFWWDNTTEASEQHMGWVRRSHREMEPYVSKSPRGAYVNYKDLDLGVNEYGGDGAGASYETARVWGEAYFKDNFERLAAVKAMVDPADFFRNEQSIPPLPLPGGNGTTQN, via the coding sequence ATGGCCGTAGCTCGGAGCATCCTGGTTGCGCTGCTCGCCGCCGTTTGCATTGCCATCTCCACGGCCGCCGCGGCGACCAGCGTTAACACCACCGACTTCGTGGGCTGCCTTGCCCTCCACCTTCCTCCGGGGATCGTCTACACGCAGTCGTCGGAGTCCTACCCGTCCGTCCTCGAGTTCTCCATCAAGAACCTCCGGTTCGTCACGCCGGCGACCCCGACGCCCCTCGTCATCGTCAAGGCCACCCACGCCACACACGTCAGGATTGCCGTGCGCTGCGGCGCGGCGCACGGCGTCCGCGTGCGCCCGCGCAGCGGTGGCCATGACTATGAGGGGCTCTCCTACCGCTCCCTCGACGCGGCTCACCCATTCGCCATCGTCGATCTGGCGGCGCTGCGCGCGATCCGCGTTGACGTCCGTAGCAGGTCGGCGTGGGTCGAGTCCGGAGCCACGCTCGGCGAGCTTTACTACGGCATCGCCAACAAGAGCGCGCGTCTCGGGTTCCCCGCCGGTGTTGGCCCGACGGTCGGCGTCGGCGGGCACTtcagcggcggcggcttcggcctgatGCTACGGAAGTACGGCCTCGCCGCGGATCGCGTCGTCGACGCCGTCATGGTGGACGCCAAGGGGAGGCTTCTGGACAGGGCCGCCATGGGGGAGGACCACTTCTGGGCCATCCGAGGCGGCGGGGGCGGGAGCTTCGGCATCGTGGTGTCCTGGAAGCTCCAGCTCGTGCGCGTGCCCGCGATCGTCACCGTGTTCACCGTCCACCGGCCAAGAGACCAATCCGCCAGCGATCTCCTCACCAAGTGGCAGAACGTGGCGCCGGCCCTGCCCCGCGACATGATCCTCCGGGTGGTCGTGCAGAACCAGGACGCGCAGTTCGAGTCCCTGTACCTCGGCAGGTGCGCCGGCGTCGTCGCGACGATGACCAAGATGTTCCCGGAGCTGGGCGTGACGCGGCGAGACTGCATCGAGATGAGCTGGATCGAGTCCGTGCTCTACTTCGCGTTCTACGGCACGGGGAAGCCGAAGGAGATGCTCCTGGACCGGGGCACCAAGCCGGACAGGTACTTCAAGGGCAAGTCGGACTTCGTGCACGAGCCCATCCCGAGGGACGTGTGGGAGAGCACGTCGAGCTGGTTCCTGGAGGACGGCGCCGGGCTGCTCATCCTCGACCCCTTCGGCGGCAAGATGGGCAGCGTCGCGCCGTCCGCGACGCCGTTCCCGCACCGGGGCGCGCTCTACAACCTGCAGTACTACGGGTTCTGGTGGGACAACACGACGGAGGCGTCGGAGCAGCATATGGGTTGGGTCAGGAGGTCGCACCGGGAGATGGAGCCGTACGTGTCCAAGAGCCCCAGGGGCGCGTACGTGAACTACAAGGACCTGGACCTCGGCGTCAACGAGTATGGTGGTGACGGCGCCGGGGCCAGCTACGAGACGGCGAGAGTTTGGGGCGAGGCGTACTTCAAGGATAACTttgagaggcttgcggcggtgaagGCCATGGTGGATCCCGCTGATTTCTTCAGGAACGAGCAGAGCATTCCACCTCTTCCATTACCAGGTGGCAATGGCACGACGCAGAATTGA